One genomic segment of Ancylobacter sp. IITR112 includes these proteins:
- a CDS encoding class I SAM-dependent methyltransferase, whose translation MPRDADLLADSTHDLAHARELPAARAARAGWREAVLARLLGQLAVGTLTVVTPEGRRLVGRGVRPGPEATLVLQRWRAVRRLVTGGDIAFSDAFIAGDWSSPDLPALIELAAHNLPVLAGRIDALAPVRLWNRLRHGLRRNSKTGSRRNISFHYDLGNDFYRAWLDASMSYSSAIALPPGQTLEAAQQARLARIVEMMEVRPGATVLEIGCGWGALAAALARAGARVTGITLSREQLAHAQAMVAADPALDGRTDLRLQDYRDVGERYDRIVSIEMLEAVGEAYWPTYFAKLRACLNEGGTAVLQVITIAEDRFESYRRNTDFIQRHIFPGGMLPTKTHIAEHAERAGLELAETQCFGLGYADTLAEWRARFHDAWPRIAPMGFDDGFRRLWDYYLAYCEGGFRAGAIDVGLYRLKG comes from the coding sequence ATGCCGCGTGACGCCGATCTTCTCGCCGATTCCACCCACGACCTCGCCCATGCGCGCGAGCTGCCGGCCGCGCGCGCGGCCCGCGCCGGCTGGCGCGAGGCAGTGCTGGCGCGGCTGCTCGGCCAGCTTGCCGTCGGCACGCTCACCGTGGTGACGCCGGAGGGCCGGCGGCTGGTCGGGCGGGGAGTGCGTCCCGGCCCGGAGGCGACGCTGGTGCTGCAGCGCTGGCGGGCGGTGCGGCGGCTGGTGACGGGCGGCGACATCGCCTTTTCCGATGCCTTCATCGCCGGCGACTGGTCGAGCCCCGACCTGCCCGCGCTCATCGAACTGGCGGCGCATAATCTCCCCGTCCTCGCCGGGCGGATCGACGCCCTCGCGCCGGTGCGGCTGTGGAACCGGCTGCGCCATGGGCTGCGCCGCAACTCGAAGACCGGCAGCCGTCGCAACATCTCCTTCCACTATGATCTCGGCAATGATTTCTACCGGGCGTGGCTCGATGCCAGCATGAGCTATTCGTCGGCCATCGCGCTGCCGCCCGGCCAGACGCTGGAAGCGGCGCAGCAGGCGCGGCTTGCCCGCATCGTCGAGATGATGGAGGTGCGCCCCGGCGCGACTGTGCTGGAAATCGGCTGCGGCTGGGGCGCGCTGGCCGCCGCCCTGGCACGGGCCGGGGCGCGGGTGACCGGCATCACCCTCTCGCGCGAGCAGCTTGCCCACGCGCAGGCGATGGTCGCCGCCGACCCGGCGCTCGACGGGCGCACCGATCTCAGGCTGCAGGATTACCGCGATGTCGGCGAGCGCTATGACCGCATCGTCTCCATCGAGATGCTGGAAGCGGTGGGGGAGGCGTATTGGCCGACCTATTTCGCCAAGCTGCGCGCCTGCCTCAATGAGGGCGGCACGGCGGTGCTGCAGGTCATCACCATCGCCGAGGACCGCTTCGAGTCCTATCGCCGCAACACCGATTTCATCCAGCGTCATATTTTCCCCGGCGGCATGCTGCCGACCAAGACGCATATTGCCGAACACGCCGAACGCGCCGGGCTGGAACTGGCGGAAACCCAGTGCTTCGGCCTCGGCTATGCCGACACCCTGGCCGAATGGCGCGCCCGCTTCCACGATGCCTGGCCGCGCATCGCGCCGATGGGCTTCGACGACGGCTTCCGGCGGCTGTGGGACTATTATCTCGCCTATTGCGAAGGCGGCTTCCGCGCCGGCGCCATTGATGTCGGGCTTTACCGGCTGAAGGGCTGA
- a CDS encoding Crp/Fnr family transcriptional regulator, with protein sequence MLPDTGPGAAPLARVLLGCVALTRHLDAERRQILDIVGPGGLLDLAVLARLGAAAVALTPTQLEPVDLAPEARHALMAANQEMLLLRALGHVARLGRQSAGERVAGALLDLSAQFAEAGATVAGAGFPLHLSRADLADWLGLTLETVSRCMSRLREEGLIAFGREGRLMLTDADGLARIAAGERKVEALYAAKGAKGAKGARSANGAKRAKDMKLARAVSSSPPAAGGAACAP encoded by the coding sequence GTGCTGCCTGACACGGGGCCCGGCGCGGCGCCGCTCGCCCGTGTGCTGTTGGGCTGTGTGGCCCTTACCCGCCATCTCGATGCCGAGCGCCGGCAGATTCTCGATATTGTCGGGCCGGGCGGGCTGCTCGACCTCGCCGTGCTCGCCCGGCTGGGCGCCGCGGCGGTGGCGCTGACGCCGACGCAGCTTGAGCCGGTGGACTTGGCTCCCGAGGCCCGCCACGCCCTGATGGCGGCCAATCAGGAGATGCTGCTGCTGCGGGCGCTCGGCCACGTCGCCCGGCTCGGCCGGCAGAGCGCGGGCGAGCGTGTGGCGGGCGCGCTGCTCGATCTCTCGGCCCAGTTCGCCGAGGCGGGCGCGACGGTGGCCGGCGCTGGCTTTCCGCTGCATCTGAGCCGCGCGGATCTCGCCGACTGGCTCGGCCTGACGCTGGAGACGGTGAGCCGCTGCATGAGCCGCCTGCGCGAAGAGGGGCTGATCGCCTTCGGCCGGGAGGGTCGGCTGATGCTGACGGATGCCGACGGCCTCGCGCGTATCGCGGCGGGTGAGCGCAAGGTCGAGGCGCTGTATGCCGCCAAGGGTGCGAAGGGTGCGAAGGGCGCGAGAAGCGCCAACGGTGCGAAGCGTGCGAAGGATATGAAGCTGGCCCGCGCCGTGTCGTCCTCGCCGCCGGCCGCGGGCGGAGCCGCTTGCGCGCCGTGA
- a CDS encoding DUF1365 domain-containing protein has product MSGASALYAGEVMHVRLKPRRHRLAYRLFSLLLDLDEIDGLDRRLRLFSRNRFNVFSFHDRDYADPQAGPLKAQVERLLAEAGLAPDGGAIRLLTLPRLFGYAFNPLSIYFCHRRDGALSALLYEVNNTFGQRHSYLIPVAPGEVAPLRQKAEKRFYVSPFMDMGLTYAFRVNPPGEALRIAILASDTEGPVLSAVQTATRRPLNDGELARAMLAYPLLTLKVIAGIHWEALFIWAKGIGLRPRPPAPEAPVTISPAHRH; this is encoded by the coding sequence ATGAGCGGGGCATCGGCGCTTTATGCCGGCGAGGTGATGCATGTGCGGCTGAAGCCGCGCCGGCACCGGCTGGCCTATCGCCTGTTCTCGCTGCTGCTCGACCTCGACGAGATCGACGGGCTCGACCGCCGGCTGCGGCTGTTCTCGCGCAACCGCTTCAACGTCTTCAGCTTCCATGACCGCGATTATGCCGATCCGCAGGCCGGCCCGCTGAAGGCGCAGGTGGAGCGGCTGCTGGCCGAGGCCGGGCTGGCGCCCGATGGCGGCGCCATCCGCCTGCTCACCCTGCCGCGCCTGTTCGGCTATGCCTTCAACCCGCTGAGCATTTATTTCTGCCACCGCCGCGACGGCGCGCTGAGCGCGCTGCTCTATGAGGTGAACAACACTTTCGGCCAGCGCCACTCCTATCTCATCCCGGTTGCGCCGGGCGAGGTGGCGCCGCTGCGGCAGAAGGCGGAGAAGCGTTTCTACGTCTCGCCTTTCATGGATATGGGGCTGACCTACGCTTTCCGCGTCAACCCGCCGGGGGAGGCGTTGCGCATCGCCATTCTCGCAAGCGACACGGAGGGGCCGGTGCTCAGCGCGGTGCAGACCGCGACCCGCCGCCCGCTGAACGATGGCGAGCTGGCGCGGGCGATGCTCGCCTATCCGCTGCTGACGCTGAAGGTGATCGCCGGCATTCATTGGGAAGCGCTGTTCATCTGGGCCAAGGGCATCGGCCTGCGCCCGCGCCCGCCCGCCCCCGAGGCCCCCGTCACCATCTCGCCCGCGCACCGACACTGA